The Poecilia reticulata strain Guanapo unplaced genomic scaffold, Guppy_female_1.0+MT scaffold_1690, whole genome shotgun sequence region GTTTTTCCTCCTCAACTGCCCTCTCAGCCTCTTGGAACATCTCATTGGTGTAgtgacttcctccattcctgTCAACAATGGTTCTGATCTTCTTCAGCAGCTCAGTGACCTGAGGTTTCTTATCTTTCAGCCTATTGTTGAAGACATGATACTGGTTGTTACATCTCGACACCAGATCTTGCAGCTCTGGGCTTTCAGATAAGAATTCTTCAATGGTGGTGTCTTCAAGGTCGTCTCCACTGGTAAACAGAACCATGCTGTATTTGTCTGCTGCGTCTCCAAAGATTTCTTGAATCTTTTgcactgattgtttttcttcttctgtgaatcTGCCGATTGCAACGACCACCAGGAAGATGTGGGGTCCAGGAGAAGCATAACAGATGCACTGACTCAGGTCTTTCATGGTTTTATCTTCTCCAAACTTGGTGTCAAACAAACCTGGAGTATCAATGACAGTAACCTGCTGTCCATCCACATTACTGGAGCCTTTGGAGCAGTCAGTGGTCATGGATTTGGCGCTGCACTTGGACTGAAAGCACAGTCGACCCAGAATGGTGTTTCCAGAAGCGCTCTTCCCCTTCCCAGTCTTTCCCACCATCAAAATCCTCAACTCATTGttgtttattatgtttgttCCTGTGAAGAAGGTTCAGATTATCATCCCGATTTCAGCTTCTGCTTGTCAGTTCAATAAAATTTCTGTCTCAcatattattgtattttagtGCAAATTCTATAACCCAACATATTTCGTATTTGCTTAAGGTATATTTGTAGAGGTAGACTATAGATGATAGCAGTGTTGCCATAGTCCAACCCTGAAGATCTACAATCCTCCACCTTTCATGCTCTTTCACTCCTGAATCAAAAGGTTGAATTCCCTAATTAGCACTCAGG contains the following coding sequences:
- the LOC103461471 gene encoding GTPase IMAP family member 4-like gives rise to the protein MVGKTGKGKSASGNTILGRLCFQSKCSAKSMTTDCSKGSSNVDGQQVTVIDTPGLFDTKFGEDKTMKDLSQCICYASPGPHIFLVVVAIGRFTEEEKQSVQKIQEIFGDAADKYSMVLFTSGDDLEDTTIEEFLSESPELQDLVSRCNNQYHVFNNRLKDKKPQVTELLKKIRTIVDRNGGSHYTNEMFQEAERA